In Deltaproteobacteria bacterium, the DNA window GCATCCCCCTCAGGCTCCGGGAAACAGAAAGGGCCAAAGAGTGTCCTCAATGTGGCCTGCTCCATTTTCCCCGCCTTGCCCCGGCGGTCATCGTCCTGGTGGAGCGAGGCCATGAACTGCTTATGGCCCGATCCCGCCATTTTGCTCCGGGGGTTTACAGCGTCCTCGCCGGTTTTGTGGAACCGGGAGAAACGCTGGAAGAGGCTGTGGAGCGTGAAGTCCTGGAGGAAGTGGGGATACGGATCAAAGACATCCGCTATTTTGGCAGCCAGCCCTGGCCTTTTCCTCACTCCCTGATGATTGGTTTTACCGCCACGTATGCCGGCGGCGAAATTGCTATCAATGATGAAGAGATCGAGGATGCCGGGTGGTTCACGGCGGACAATCTGCCGGGCCAGCCCGGCAAAATCAGTATCGCCCGCCAGTTGATCGAATGGTTCCTGGCCAAGAAAGGAAAGCCTTCATTAGACCCTTAACTACCGCTTTAATGCCCTGATCCCGGATCCCGCTGAACTCCACACTGAATTGAGAATCCCCAGTTCGTGGCCGATCTCGATGAATCGGCAACCCATATCAATATATTTTTTTGCCTCCTCTTCCCAGGGCTGCCCGATTCCGATCCC includes these proteins:
- the nudC gene encoding NAD(+) diphosphatase, producing the protein MKKKKHFIPGILPPQGNLGLSWWFAFLQNQLLLHQESSSVRIPYLVRFAELGLPFGDQHYLGQLDGHSCYAVDLPEGTVAPEGMAFEGLRKVYGRLDEDLFWLAARAVQIAEWDRTHCFCGRCGIPLRLRETERAKECPQCGLLHFPRLAPAVIVLVERGHELLMARSRHFAPGVYSVLAGFVEPGETLEEAVEREVLEEVGIRIKDIRYFGSQPWPFPHSLMIGFTATYAGGEIAINDEEIEDAGWFTADNLPGQPGKISIARQLIEWFLAKKGKPSLDP